In one window of Aquificaceae bacterium DNA:
- the cmr1 gene encoding type III-B CRISPR module RAMP protein Cmr1, whose translation MRKLTFELEFITPAFIGNAQQHAELRPASFVGLLRWWWRVILATYLNNSEEIFKYEAELFGSQEKTAKIMVRTKGNVSTVDILKDRREPIYMLGMGAKGRTCIPSGSKFYLEVIYREVSEQLVRSLVNLAINFSGIGYRARKGFGNMKSKEEPPSLRLLSRDYWSEILSKDKIFKDIPKKGSGFNELPNLNNLRVLRYQRAFDDWEDAIRFLGNLYRNVRLKNDRTYEYKTGIAQYIRSNPIPKSIELKNYVFGLPIMYQSRSLEKRQQNNKPIRPQAQLNWSTQRRQENEERGDRRRGSPFIFLVKEDGFYVLAFMCRFLPEGANFLLQTKGKYWDILGTRRPGRENLPYSEEKFRRDFEDAVSRLKSVGFVEVKV comes from the coding sequence GGGCTTTTGAGATGGTGGTGGAGGGTAATATTGGCAACCTATCTCAATAATAGTGAAGAAATATTTAAATACGAGGCAGAGCTTTTTGGCTCTCAAGAAAAAACTGCTAAGATAATGGTAAGAACAAAAGGTAATGTATCTACCGTTGATATACTAAAGGATAGAAGAGAGCCAATATATATGCTTGGTATGGGGGCAAAAGGGAGAACTTGTATCCCTTCTGGCTCTAAGTTTTATCTGGAGGTAATTTATAGGGAAGTTTCTGAGCAACTTGTAAGAAGTCTTGTAAACCTTGCAATTAACTTTAGTGGTATAGGATACCGGGCGAGAAAAGGCTTTGGAAATATGAAAAGCAAAGAAGAGCCTCCAAGCCTAAGACTCCTAAGTAGAGACTATTGGTCTGAAATACTAAGTAAAGACAAGATTTTCAAAGATATACCTAAAAAAGGCTCTGGATTTAATGAGCTTCCTAACTTGAATAACCTAAGGGTGCTTAGGTATCAAAGGGCTTTTGATGACTGGGAAGATGCCATAAGATTTCTTGGAAACCTATATAGGAATGTAAGGCTAAAAAATGACAGAACCTATGAATACAAAACGGGTATAGCTCAATACATAAGGTCAAATCCTATACCTAAATCTATTGAATTGAAAAACTATGTGTTTGGTTTGCCAATAATGTATCAAAGTAGAAGCCTTGAAAAAAGACAGCAAAACAATAAACCAATAAGACCTCAAGCTCAATTAAACTGGTCTACTCAAAGAAGGCAAGAGAACGAAGAAAGGGGTGATAGAAGAAGAGGCTCTCCCTTTATCTTTCTTGTAAAGGAAGATGGTTTTTATGTGCTTGCTTTTATGTGCAGATTTCTTCCAGAAGGTGCTAACTTTCTACTTCAAACCAAGGGTAAATACTGGGACATATTAGGAACGAGAAGACCCGGCAGGGAAAACCTTCCCTATTCTGAAGAAAAGTTCCGTAGGGATTTTGAAGATGCGGTCTCAAGATTAAAGAGTGTAGGCTTTGTGGAGGTAAAAGTATGA